Below is a window of Candidatus Omnitrophota bacterium DNA.
CGATTCCGGATCCGTAATAGTCGACACTAAAGTGTCGAAAGAGGTCATAAAGAAAGGGGCGCTTAAGTTCGAGGCATTCATTGAGATATCCAATATATTCGATACGGCCTATTCCGAACAATCGGGCATACCGATGCCGGGCAGATGGATAAAATCGGGCGCGCACCTGGAATTTTAGAACTGATTGGGATTGACATGACGGATACTTTATAGTAATCTTATAATAAAATTATAGCACTAAAGGAGATTTTAACATGAATGGAACATGCGCAATAAGCAATAAGGGGGAACTGGTCGGCGACAGGAGATTTAGCGCGGTGATCGGAGTCTTATTCTTCATCATGGCTACGGCGCTCGGCGCCTACGTCAGGATACCTGTCCACGGCAGCCCTGTCCCGATAACGCTCCAGACGTTCTTCGTGATACTTTCGGCCGCTGTGCTCGGGAAGAGGCTGGGCCTCTTCAGCCAGCTCGGTTACCTTGTTCTCGGGATGGCGGGATTGCCGTTATTCCAGGGCGTAGCATGCGGTTTTTCCTACCTATTCACCGTAACGGGTGGTTACCTGATAGGATTTATCCTTGCGGCGTATTTCATAGGCCGGTCCCTTGCGACCGATAATCCCGGGATCCTCAGGATCGCCGTAACGTTTGCCGTTGGAAGCCTTATTATATTAGCCTCCGGAGCTATTTGGCTTGTCTGCCTCTTC
It encodes the following:
- a CDS encoding biotin transporter BioY, yielding MNGTCAISNKGELVGDRRFSAVIGVLFFIMATALGAYVRIPVHGSPVPITLQTFFVILSAAVLGKRLGLFSQLGYLVLGMAGLPLFQGVACGFSYLFTVTGGYLIGFILAAYFIGRSLATDNPGILRIAVTFAVGSLIILASGAIWLVCLFKIDAMKAISMGILPFIPGDVVKIFFAVIIYSNISKRAKAIFGS